The genome window CAGTGAGGCTTAGATCAGGGGAGTGGAGGTGATATTCGCATTGCTCTGGTATTAGTAGGTAAATTAATTACAAGGAGTCATGCGCATGAGCCAATTAAATACCATTCTTTTCAGATAACCtctaaaataatttatttaattcccctccaaatatgtcagacattgaaatggatggtttagaaaaaaaacatatgatgTATCCTGAGATGACGAAGATGACATACATCTACATTGTTTCAGTGACATAGAAAGCTgcgtttaattattatttttttaatcctcaCTGTCCACAGTCTCTTAATTGCCTGCAGTCAGTGTTGAAATGacatctttctctttctcccggAAGAGCCGTCCTAGATGATTAGCAGTGAGAACAAATGACTGCACTTTAACTGTGGCTAAAAGAAGCAAAAGTATTAGCTGGATTACAAGTTGAATCAGAGATGtagcaatgaaataaaaagaattctATTATAAGGATTAACTACGTGCTTTGGTTTTTTGACGGCTGTGAGTGTGAGCCGTGCTGTTCTCTTGAATGACGTGAAGCCGTAGAAACAGGACGAGGGGAGAAacgagaggacagaggaggacaggacatGATAACTGGCGATCAGGGATCTGACCAAGACAAAGCTTTGCGTGATTACAGTTGAGACGGCGATCTACTGATGCCCAGGTCATTGAAAGAAATCCGCTCAAAGGGCTGTAGTTTAAATTTAATTTGATGTCTTAATGAATCCTCACTCTTTGGATTGTGCTTTAGGAATTATCCAAATAATATAATGAGTATAAATCAGAACCAGGCCAATGTTTATTGGCTCCATCTCTATTTTGGAGGGAACAGGGTCTTTGTAACCCTGCAGAAGCAAATTGCAGCATTAccatatgtgtttttttttcttgagacAAGTCGCCATGGTAACACGAGTGTGGAAAGATCTCaaagtatttttgtatttattgtgagACAAGCTGCATATCAGAATGTAATTTCCTCTGGAACGGTTAACACTtctttttggtttaaaaaagtGTGAATCAGGTGAATCTACTATTGGTTTGTTTAAAACTGGCTGTTGTGGTCTGCAGGTGTTCTATGTTGTCGTTGCAGCTACATCCTAACCAGTATAGTGTTTTCACAGCATGGTCCAACAAAGATGTTTGACTTTGAATCAGCTTGCACTCAGAGAGCGactgaacaaataaaatgaaagaagacaCCATTCGTTGTACTCGGTCCATCTGTCTAAATATGGAAAGGATATTCAGGTTTGTATGCAGACGTGTGGAAGCAGCCATGCACTAGTCAATGATTGGTTgctatattttgtttttgtttctctaacAGTGAACCCCGGAGTGCCCATTTTGTTTATTTCGACAATCATTTTGTAATTTATAACGAGTGGATTCAATTAGCGTTTATTTTTCATCAGACAATAGCTTGTCAATTAGTAGATTGCTACTGAAAGCTATGTTGGGTGTAATGTCAATGGGCAGAACACAACTCAACTCAATCAAATCAGTATTTGTGTACATTGATATCATAGAGTGCATTAATTATGACATCATGCTTGACCTCCTGAGTTCAGAGTTCAATTATTTCCACCCGCCTGTCACAGCCCTCCTATAAGGGTAATGTGAGTAAATCTTTGGCATCGAACTATTCTGTGTTTTTTAGACATACAGCACTAATTTCAGTGATTTTCCGAGTTgcagtttctttctttaccatTTTCTCTGCTTCACCGCCTACACTCCCTGCCCTAAAATGACTCTTCAATGTTCCAGCAGTTAGCAacaatacttttttgttttttgatttgaaCCATAGACGGCTTGTCTTCTCAACCATTAATTTGAAtgcataaaaacatgtttttagacagatatattttctttcttgtcaTGTACTGTTATGTAATAACTGaagttttacattttagttgaaAAATCTCAGCGGGGgtagaaagaaaaatgtttatgGGTGAATgtcctttttaaaattttatttcCAATATAAAAGGCACATTAATGCTTTTTATATGATCATCTGTACAGAAAGTTTATCTGTGAAAACTTGCAGAATTGgatggttgcctggcaactggaTGTTTAATAAGACCACACGGATAAAAGTCCTGCATAAAATCATACTTAGCGGTTCTAATGGTAAATTTCTGTTTCATTGTTTCAGTCTTCCTGTTATTTAGCATGCACTCATTCAAACGGACAAAATTATTCAAATTGAACTGCATCCCCCAGTAAAGGGGTCTAATATCCCTAGAACATGGCGCGGAGATGAGCTAATCCATCTCATCCGGCCTTCAGGAGCTGGACATCTGCAGCCTCCTTTACCTCGCTCCACCTGCTGCCACCGGGTCAAGGCCCCTGCTCAGCTtcagaaaatggatggatggatctgtTAAAAgattgtgtgcctgtgtttgtaAAATGCATTACACGGCCAATGGCTGGATAAAAACATGCTCTGCATAATGATTAAGGGCCAAAGCCTCGATGAGGCACTGGTCCCCCATGGATCCAGTTGGAATCCTGCATAGCTAGCTTACTTCAAAGCCCTCTCTGATGTAGACTAGACTCAATCAGGGCTCTGAGATGAAGGCAGACAGAATGactcacagaaagaaaaaagttgtTCATTGCTGgtgcaacaacaaataaaacaaatcttggGAGAGGTATTTAGAGAaagtgaggaagaaaaaaatccgACATAAGCGTTTTCCTATGGAGCCGCAGTTTTGTGTGTCACCGCTGTGCAGTTAGAAAAGAATGACAAATTACCTGCTGTTCAATCcgccttttcttttattcctaAAGGTCACACAGTTGCTTGACCTCCAATCTTCTTCAATATCCCTTGCAGACAGTAACTTCCTGCTGGGCAGTGCTCAGGGTCGTCATGGCTACCCCATCGTGTACTGCTCGGATGGGTTTTGTGAGCTGACCGGCTTCGTACGGACTgaagtgatgcagaaaactTGCACATGCAGCTTCCTCCATGGAGCCGACACCAGTGAGAGAGTTATCCAACAGCTACACAAAGCTCTGGAGGGCCAGCAGGAGTACCAGGGAGAAGTCTGCTTCTATAGGAAAAATGGTGAGGATCACATGCTGGCGTCATGTGGTAAAGTTGGGTATTCTCAGAAGTAATAACCTTTTTTAACATCCTCAGGAAGTACATTCTGGTGCCTCTTGGATATTGTGGCAATTAAAAATGAGAAAGGGGCGGTGGTGCTGTTCCTCTTGTCCTTCAAAGACGTCAGTGAATCATATGGGAAAAGCCATCTCTTCAGCCAAGCAGACGGTAAAGCCTTATGCAGCCAACTTAATTTAAACGATTTAACGATCGAATATGGCACTTGCATTAACTCTGTGAGTGTCTTGATTTTGCCCACAGGTATGTCAGAGGCTCTTCCACAGCGCAGAAAAGACAATCGTTCACACCTTTCCCGAGCTcaagagagggggaggacaaTTCTGAACCACCTCACCAACCAGTTTACCAAGAGGGGCAAGAGAAAACTGACTGATGTGAGTGCAAACCCCTGGATCATTAAGATCACTAAACACAAGATATAAATACAGTGTGAGATCCAATATTTCAAAACAATACTATCAGGTTCTCCTTTCAAACCGCTGCCTCAAGCCTATGGTAATAAACACCTTATATAAGtgtatttcaaataaataacacaGAGTTCAATCTGCTTTTTCAGAGTGTGTTTACGAAACCGTCTCTACCCGAGTACAAGGTGGCAGCTGTGAAGAAGTCCCGTTTCATCCTGCTTCACTACAGCATCTCCAAGGCCTTGTGGGACTGGCTGATTCTACTGGCGACCTTCTACGTTGCTGTCGCTGTGCCTTACGACATCTGCTTTGTCAGTCACGATCAGGGCAGCGACTACCACTCACTTGTCAGCCGCAGCACCCTGTGCAGTGACATAGTGGTGGAAATGCTCTTCATACTCGGTATGAGGTGTTTGTTTGATGAAAAATGTCTTTGTATGTCTGCAGGCACGTCGGTCGAGTCTTTCTCAAGACAGGGGGCAGAGTGTGAATTTACTCTATCATTAAAAGCTTGTTCAACTGTGCTTTTAAATCAACATCTCACGCCCTGATTGCACGCTGCAGCCGACCTTTCCGCCGAGGCGTCCTGAGCCACATCCGCCACACCCGAAAACACGACAACGTTCAGTTTGAATTCAGGACAACTGTATTTGTCAGTGCAGCTGTAGCAACGGCCAACACGTGCGACTACAGTGTCTACCTTTCCTCGCCCACTCACGATGTCTCCGTTGCCCCAGGTTACGGATCAAAAAATAGATTTCGCTTCCTATTTTCTGCAAGCAAAGTGTGATAGCACATCTGTCATGAGGCTCTGTGCCTTCCAATCTCTCAACAAGTTTGTCTCGGTACAAAATGAGCTCACACAGCATCACGTGCTGTCTCTTCTGTTACTGAAAGTTTGCCATTTATTACATTCTCTAAAGAATCACTCTTGTGATGAATAAAAGAGGAGATGATCTATTATGTAAGGTAAAAAGCTAAATCAACTTTCCCAGGGATACGTAACATTAATTATGTCTGATCTTTGCTATGAAATACTGCGTAGGTCCAAATAGACCTGCAACTTAATgagcaacagtttttttttgtttttactattACTTAAATTGAATTATATTATAACTGTGTGTTCAGCTATAGTCTACGttattgcaaattacaaaacattccttttttatttctattttgtgaATCCTTTTCTTCGCTTTTCTGCTCCCCAGATATCATCCTGAATTTCCGAACCACCTATGTGAGTCAGTCAGGTCAGGTGGTGTACGACGCCCGCTCCATCTACCTCCATTACTGCACCACTTGGTTCTTTGTGGACCTGATTGCGGCGTTGCCGTTTGATCTTCTCTATGCTTTCAACATCACAGTGGTGAGATTATTGGTTTTACAAATTTCGAAGTACGGCCTTTTTCACACTTGACGATCTCTTCAAGTGCACCAACTTTAGAACTATAGTCCACGGTGTTTTAATAGTGTCGTTCCCTCGGGGCAGTGAAGTGGAGATGATTATCTGTCTACATTCCACCACTTCACTGAACATTGTCGTTTTTGTGCTCGCCTTTGTTTTATCCTGCAGATAAACAGTAGTACTTCTCATGCATTAGTTTCACTTTGCTGCAGCCCCAAGCTGACTCACAAAGACATCGCTCTGTCAGACTTGCTTTGAATGAAGttcaactttttattttctaattgtatttttatctttaattgGAATTAGTTTTAAATCCCTTTCCTATCCTATTcatgtgtctttttatttcttaagGCCTTTCTGTCTAATCTTAAAGTGTTACAGCACATTTTCTAAAAATCCCAAATACGGAATTGATCTAAAATGCCAGAATTCAAGACTTTAAACATGTACTCAACCAATACCAAACTCACATTTAAAGAAGTGATACAACAAAGGAAAGCGATGCGAAAGGATCCAGTTTACATGATCTGCTCTGTCTCTCTTCACTCAGACCTCTCTGGTGCACTTGTTGAAGACGTTTCGTCTGCTGCGTCTGCTGCGCCTGCTACAGAAACTGGATCGCTACTCCCAGTACAGCGCCGTGGTCCTGACCCTGCTCATGTCTGTGTTTGCTCTGCTGGCTCACTGGATGGCTTGTGTCTGGTACGTCATCGGACGCCAGGAGATAGAGAGCAGTGACCCCGTTACCTGGGACATAGGTGAGCACGTCGTGTTTGTGTGACGGCACCGCTGAACGCCGCTGAATCAAGAGTGTAatgttctcctcctgctcgttGAGCTTCGCTGAGACCAAAGGGCAGGCTCTGCACATCTCCAGTCGTGCTTGAACGCCCTAATGCCTCAGCATCATTTCAACCTCCAGCTTGTCTCCTCTCAGCACGGAGGAAGTTCAGGTCACGGGCTAATTCCATTATGTCACCACCACGACGTTATATCATTTTGTTATATCACACATTTGATCAACCACCGGGGGAGGAAGGCTCATCCATTGAACTCATTAGTTATTTGTCCCGTTAGCCCCACATTAATCTTACACAACCATGCTCTGAACTCTTCCGACAGGCTGGCTTCAGGAGCTGGGAAAGCGCCTAGACACCCCGTACATCAACCGCACCATGGGCGGCCCCTCCATCCCCAGTGCCTACATCGCCTCCCTCTACTTCACGCTCAGCAGCCTCACCAGTGTCGGTTTCGGCAACGTATGTGCCAACACGGATGCAGAGAAAATCTTCTCCATCTGCATCATGCTCATGGGTGGTGAGTTGACTTGCAATGCAAGGAAATTCCCCTGGGATTATGAATGAGAGCAGCGGGAACGCGCTAATGTTGCGTACCTGTTCACACCTCCAGCCCTGATGCACGCTGTGGTCTTCGGCAACGTGACAGCCATCATCCAGCGCATGTACTCGCGGCGCTCCCTCTACCACACCCGAATGAAAGATCTTAAGGACTTCACCCGCGTGCATCGCCTCCCTCAGCTGCTGAAGCAGAGGATGCTGGAGTACTTTCAGGCCACCTGGTCTGTGAACAATGGCATCAACGCCAATGAGGTGAGTGAAGAAGCACAAGCGACATTTTACCCCCTGATTCAATTTTCTTCTGTCAAAGCTACCGTGATTAACTTTTATGAGAGAGTCTCACACTGATACTGATGCATCAATAGGATCAACATAAGCAAACAAGAGCATCAGCAGGAGGATTGGCTCATTCCTAATGCTTGTCATTGGTGCCTGCCGGATGTATTCAAAAGAAACCAGTCAAAATCATCAACAGATTTTCCCTCAGATCAGATAGAGTCAGATCCATTTCCCTTACTGCTTTTGACCAACACAAAAATAATAGTTGTGGGCTGTTGCTTTAAAGTGAATAAACTGGACAATATACGAGGCTGCAGCAATTtcttttcctaaaaaaaaaaatgtgtagcTACTAGATTCTATATTCAGAAACCTCATCCTTAAaatgtggatggatggatttcctCTGGCGTCTCATTCCATTTCCTTATGCAGACCACGCTCTGTTGCAAATAGAACTTCAGCAACAATGCCAGAACCGATCTAGGAGAAGTTCCCTGTAATTATAGGAGTAGGAGTTGAAATAGAGAGAATGCTGATTAACACCCTTAAAGCCACCATCTGTATATAATTAATTCACTGTGGAAGGTAACAGACAGTCTCACCGATTTCGGAGAACATGCTGGCTTTAACACTTGGTGTCTGTTTTTACCGAGCAGCTTGGCACGTCTCATGTGAGTGCATCAATATCGTAAACCACAATCTGTgccctcttttttctttttctgcttgaGTACTTTGCAGAAGTACCCAGATCCTCATTTATGCAGTTTCAAGTATACCTCAAgttaaaaatgaacaattcaAAATAGAAATCTTTCAGGAGAGTCCGTACCCCACTGTCACCACATGCCTTTCACAGTCAGCCTATTAACTAAATTACATTTGTGTTCACCTCTGCCTTGAGATAACGTCATAGAGCTGACCAACTAAAACTATGAGCTTGATGTAGCTGAAGTCTGGGTGAAGCTGCCGAGATGGATGTTCCGTTTTCAGTTGTTTTCGGGCGTAAAAGTGAAGTGATCACCTGGAGGTGTGTGGGTAGTTTGTAAGTCCTACAGAATGTAGTTCATTAAAAACGTTCCCACTTTCTTAGCTGCTGCATGACTTCCCAGATGAACTGCGAGCTGACATCGCCATGCACCTGAACAAAGACATACTGCAGCTGCCTGTGTTCGAGCGAGCCAGCAGGGGGTGTcttcgctccctctccctgcaCATCAAGACCTCTTTCTGCGCACCGGGGGAATACCTCATACGCCAAGGGGATGCGCTACAAGCCAATTATTTTGTGTGCTCTGGGTCTTTGGAGGTCCTGAAAGACGGCATGGTCCTGGCCATCCTGGGTCAGTGTTCAAGTGTTGTGAATGTTGTCTCTTACTGATTCATTTCCACCACACTGCACCTTTCAGATTGCTTTGATTGACAATCCCTGCAGGCAAAGGCGACCTGATTGGGGCCGATCTGCCGGAAGATGACCAAGTGATCAAGACCAACGCAGACGTGAAGGCGCTGACCTACTGTGACCTGCAATACATCAGCGTGAGGGCTTTGAGGGAGGTGCTCAGGCTGTACCCGGAGTACGGCGGCCGGTTCAGCTCCGACATCCATCACAACCTCACCTACAACCTGAGAGAGGACACTGGATCCGACGTACGGCACTTGTTGTTACATATAAAGAGTGGCGGATATGGCAGAGAAAGACTCAGTGTCCCAGTGTTTCATTTCTGTGCTCCTGCTCATTAAAAGCAACATGAATATTTTGCCACCAAATCTAGAATGAGCGTGTAATACCTTGTTAAATTTTGGCTTGAATATCTGTAGGGAGTGACAAAGTGTCCATGGTCTTCCCGGCTCCCTCAGGTATGTGTGCCTTACTGAGGTAATTACTTCAGCCTTCATCTCCTTGTTACATCTGGCGATTAGTTACAGATACATACAAACAATCTGTGTTTACATCATACAGATCTACACCACGTGGAGCAAACGTCCTTAACGGAACAGAACTGTTGTGGTGAATGTGCGAACACTTGGCACATCAACTGCCTGAATTTATATACATACGGTAGCTGAGATAAAGATGGTTTTGCACTGCCTATGGGCTAATTACCAATTAGCATATTAAACCGAAGCTGAAATGAAGTGTACAACGTCTGAAAAAGGATTCTGCAAATGGAGTCTAAAATGATCCCGTGTGATACAGTAGtaataaatacaacaacacTTTTGAATGAATACGAGGGAAAGAAGGCTTTGCTACATTTGTCAATTGCAGTTTGCGTGCACACAATCCATTCCTCACTGCATTACCTTCAAAAGAGACAAACTGACATGCTGACAAAACAACTGAAATTAC of Gasterosteus aculeatus chromosome 11, fGasAcu3.hap1.1, whole genome shotgun sequence contains these proteins:
- the kcnh4a gene encoding potassium voltage-gated channel subfamily H member 4a isoform X1, coding for MPVMKGLLAPQNTFLDTIANHFDGTHSNFLLGSAQGRHGYPIVYCSDGFCELTGFVRTEVMQKTCTCSFLHGADTSERVIQQLHKALEGQQEYQGEVCFYRKNGSTFWCLLDIVAIKNEKGAVVLFLLSFKDVSESYGKSHLFSQADGMSEALPQRRKDNRSHLSRAQERGRTILNHLTNQFTKRGKRKLTDSVFTKPSLPEYKVAAVKKSRFILLHYSISKALWDWLILLATFYVAVAVPYDICFVSHDQGSDYHSLVSRSTLCSDIVVEMLFILDIILNFRTTYVSQSGQVVYDARSIYLHYCTTWFFVDLIAALPFDLLYAFNITVTSLVHLLKTFRLLRLLRLLQKLDRYSQYSAVVLTLLMSVFALLAHWMACVWYVIGRQEIESSDPVTWDIGWLQELGKRLDTPYINRTMGGPSIPSAYIASLYFTLSSLTSVGFGNVCANTDAEKIFSICIMLMGALMHAVVFGNVTAIIQRMYSRRSLYHTRMKDLKDFTRVHRLPQLLKQRMLEYFQATWSVNNGINANELLHDFPDELRADIAMHLNKDILQLPVFERASRGCLRSLSLHIKTSFCAPGEYLIRQGDALQANYFVCSGSLEVLKDGMVLAILGKGDLIGADLPEDDQVIKTNADVKALTYCDLQYISVRALREVLRLYPEYGGRFSSDIHHNLTYNLREDTGSDGVTKCPWSSRLPQVRASMDPKPPYIVEADEHAQGGEDTRQSHPRRGPLLQGAGGPVNPPCLSTLLGEELNHISALRICRAPVQGGGAGRGPAPQPFTNQSPLHSLTGDPDPNRRPANLLMPSQSCVSPLDLSPRVVDGIEDNGHSFQFNVENSETKANVTDRFHVSANLLLETEEVRQNISKLNKEVSNLNQELSNLTKELHDIMHFLQSHTALLHSPPVSSRSCGIQMAPSPSVTASSKWQPHVPLNIATGLHLHHGAISHPARNVWGCSGMPAQGRSAALLHSSSPASPCLHLCCSERDAAAAHRFQSQCGPFQTSRTASNPPYVTHSHARAEESLLGLGSAFSSVPLICLAPHVPHSASVPTMSNSHPPCSPVNSGYSHPPLSVQTHSDPTHNQTSSQTPIHSSVTYSGQPQYHTAFSPLVPSAHHTSACIGHNHSQQGSISAPRPNYPVGCSAIHTQDLALSLLGQVTDRDCRASLHRERAESHESEDTGSTTPTVEVQSPRSDVEGTRSP
- the kcnh4a gene encoding potassium voltage-gated channel subfamily H member 4a isoform X2, with the translated sequence MPVMKGLLAPQNTFLDTIANHFDGTHSNFLLGSAQGRHGYPIVYCSDGFCELTGFVRTEVMQKTCTCSFLHGADTSERVIQQLHKALEGQQEYQGEVCFYRKNGSTFWCLLDIVAIKNEKGAVVLFLLSFKDVSESYGKSHLFSQADGMSEALPQRRKDNRSHLSRAQERGRTILNHLTNQFTKRGKRKLTDSVFTKPSLPEYKVAAVKKSRFILLHYSISKALWDWLILLATFYVAVAVPYDICFVSHDQGSDYHSLVSRSTLCSDIVVEMLFILDIILNFRTTYVSQSGQVVYDARSIYLHYCTTWFFVDLIAALPFDLLYAFNITVTSLVHLLKTFRLLRLLRLLQKLDRYSQYSAVVLTLLMSVFALLAHWMACVWYVIGRQEIESSDPVTWDIGWLQELGKRLDTPYINRTMGGPSIPSAYIASLYFTLSSLTSVGFGNVCANTDAEKIFSICIMLMGALMHAVVFGNVTAIIQRMYSRRSLYHTRMKDLKDFTRVHRLPQLLKQRMLEYFQATWSVNNGINANELLHDFPDELRADIAMHLNKDILQLPVFERASRGCLRSLSLHIKTSFCAPGEYLIRQGDALQANYFVCSGSLEVLKDGMVLAILGKGDLIGADLPEDDQVIKTNADVKALTYCDLQYISVRALREVLRLYPEYGGRFSSDIHHNLTYNLREDTGSDVRASMDPKPPYIVEADEHAQGGEDTRQSHPRRGPLLQGAGGPVNPPCLSTLLGEELNHISALRICRAPVQGGGAGRGPAPQPFTNQSPLHSLTGDPDPNRRPANLLMPSQSCVSPLDLSPRVVDGIEDNGHSFQFNVENSETKANVTDRFHVSANLLLETEEVRQNISKLNKEVSNLNQELSNLTKELHDIMHFLQSHTALLHSPPVSSRSCGIQMAPSPSVTASSKWQPHVPLNIATGLHLHHGAISHPARNVWGCSGMPAQGRSAALLHSSSPASPCLHLCCSERDAAAAHRFQSQCGPFQTSRTASNPPYVTHSHARAEESLLGLGSAFSSVPLICLAPHVPHSASVPTMSNSHPPCSPVNSGYSHPPLSVQTHSDPTHNQTSSQTPIHSSVTYSGQPQYHTAFSPLVPSAHHTSACIGHNHSQQGSISAPRPNYPVGCSAIHTQDLALSLLGQVTDRDCRASLHRERAESHESEDTGSTTPTVEVQSPRSDVEGTRSP